Genomic segment of Myxococcus stipitatus:
CGGCTACATGATGAAGGACCGCATCAAGGAGGGCCTGCGGCGCGTCTTGAGCCGGGTGGCGGCCACGCACCTGTCGGACCGGACCGCGGCGCTGGTGGACCCGGTGACGGGGCGCACCATCGGCACATGCGAGGAGCGCGTGGACTACGGGCCCAAGGTGCCGGCGTCCGTGACGGCGCTGCGCCACCAGGACGACTTCCTCATGGTGTCCCAGGGCGAGGTGACGGAGACGGTCATCCGCTACCAGAAGCACATCGTGCTGGATGCGCGCCTGTTGCCTCGCACGGAGCGGGGCCTGTCGGGCGTGACGGACATCCTCCGGCTCAATGTGGGACGGTTCCTGCGGGACATGGACGAGCCGGAGCTGGCGCTGGAGTACGTGGACCTGGCGGACCTGTCCGTGGGCCACATCCGAGGCGCCAAGCGCTACCCCGTGGACGTGGTGTTCCGCTTCACGGTGGAGGAAGGGGAGAGCGACCGGCGCCAGGAGAGCACGCAGATGGTGCGACTGGTCCTGGACCGCAACGGCATCCAGCGCATGCAGCGCTTCGCGGACGCGGGGCAGGGCGTGCCTCCTGGTCCCATGCCCTGGCAGTCGGCCGCCTGAGGCGGCGGTTTAGGCGGCACGGTCGCGCGCGCGAGGGTAATGTTCGCCGCGCCCATGGCTCCCGAAGACTTCAAGAAGCGCATTCGCGCGGACTGGCGCGACAGCCTGAACACCGTCCTGGCCCGGGCCCGCTCGCTCGGTGAGCGGGCGGTGCTGGCCTTCGACCTGGACTCCACGCTGCTCGACAACCGGCACCGCCAGGCCCGCATCCTGAGGGAATACGGGCAGGCCCACGCGGTTGCCGCCCTGGCCGCGTGTGGACCGGACCACTGGACCTCCGGCTGGGACATGCGTGACGCGATGCGCGCATGTGGCCTGGGGGACGCGCAGGTCGAAGACCACTTCCCTGTCGCGCGAAAGTTCTGGGCGGAGCGGTTCTTCACCAGCGAGTACTGCGAGGTCGACGAGGCCATCGAGGGGGCCGCGGCCTTCACGCACGCCGTGGTCGCCACGGGGGCGCACCTGGTCTACGTCACGGGCCGCCACGAGGGCATGCGCGCCGGCTCCACCGCCTGCATGCGCCGCCACGGCATGGCGGTTCCCGACGAGAAGCGGGTGCTCCTGGTGATGAAGCCCACGCTGAGCGACGACGATGACGCGTTCAAGCGCGAGGCCCACGCGAGGCTGGGTCGGCTGGGCACCGTGGTGGCCGCCTTCGACAACGAGCCCACCCACGCGAACGACTATCAGCGGCGCTTTCCGGAGGCACTCGTGATTCATCTGGCCACGGACCATTCCGGCAGGCCCGTCACGCTGTTGGATGGCATCATCAGCGTGCCTCATTTCACGCTCGTTTCCTGACGCACCGCGCCTGAATGACAGGCGCGGCCGGATGGGGTTTGAAAGGCTTTGAAGTCCCCCTGCCGCGCGCTATGAGGCGCACGGCGTCCGCCGCTCCTGGAGGGTAGGGGCGGCCAGCATGGAGGCACCCGCGGTGGCCAGCCCGTACTCGAAGGACCTGCTGTTGACGATGTACCGGAAGATGTACCTCATCCGCCGTTTCGAGGAGCGTGCGGGTCAGCAGTACACGCTGGGGAAGATTGCCGGCTTCTGTCACCTGTACATCGGGCAGGAGGCGGTGGCTGTGGGTCCGGTGGAGGCCATCCGCCAGGACGACTACATGCTCAGCGCGTACCGCGACCATGGCCAGCCCCTGGCGCGTGGCAGTGACGCGGGCATGGTGATGGCGGAGCTGTTCGGCCGCGGCACCGGCTACAGCAAGGGCAAGGGCGGCTCGATGCACATCTTCGACATCGAGCACCACTTCTACGGCGGCTACGGCATCGTCGGCGGGCAGATTCCGCTGGCGGCCGGCATGGCCTTCGCCAGCCGCTATCGCAACGAGGACCGCGTCACGGTCTGCTACTTCGGCGACGCGGCCGCCAACCAGGGCGCGCTGCACGAGACGTTCAACATGGCGTCGAAGTGGAAGCTGCCGGTCATCTACATCTGCGAGAACAACCGCTACGGCATGGGCACCGCCATCGCCCGCACGGCCGCGGTGCCTGAGATCTACAAGCGCGCCGCCGCCTACGACATGCGCGGCGAGCCGGTGGACGGCATGGACGCGCTGAAGATGTACGAGGCCGTGAAGGACGCGGCCGCGTGGTGCCGCGCGGGCAAGGGCCCCGTGCTGCTGGAGGCGAACACGTACCGCTTCCGCGGCCACTCCATGGCGGACCCGGCCAACTACCGCACCAAGCAGGAGGTGGAGGACGAGCGCAAGAACGACCCCATCCCCAAGCTGCGCGAGTACACGATTCGCCAGGGCCTGGCGGTGGAGGCGGACTTCGAGCGCATCGACGAAGAGGTGAAGGCGCAGGTGGACGCCGCGGTGAAGTTCGCGGACGAGTCCCCGGAGCCGAGCCTGGAAGAGCTGTGGCGCGACACCATCGTCGAGCCGGGCGAGGCCGACGTGCGTCCGCGTGAGCGGGTGCTGGGCGTGAAGGTGACGAACTGGCCGTCGTACCCGTCGGGCCAGGAGCTGAAGGTCACCTGGGACCTGGAGCCGCGCGAGCAGGCGGAAGCCGCGGACAAGAAGGCGGGCCTGATCCGCTGAAGGCGCTCAGGACCCTTGTCACAACCCAACCTTTTTTGATTTCGAGTCGGAGCCGACGATGCCCGAGTTGATGTACCGCGAGGCGCTGAACCAGGCGCTCGCCGAGGAGATGGAGCGCGACGCCAACGTCTTCCTGATTGGCGAGGAAGTGGGCCGCTACAACGGCGCGTTCAAGGTGTCGCAGGGTCTGCTGGACCGGTTCGGGAGCGCGCGCATCATCGACGCGCCCATCTCCGAGCTGGGCTTTGGTGGCATGAGCGTGGGCGCGGCCATGGTGGGCCTGCGTCCGGTGGTGGAGATGATGACGTGGAACTTCGCCATCCTGGCGATGGACCAGATCGTCAACAACGCCGCCAAGCTGCGCCACATGTCGGGCGGCCAGCTGCGCTGCCCCATCGTCTTCCGCGGCCCGGGCGGCGCGGGTGGACGTCTGTCCAGCCAGCACAGCCAGGCGCTCGAGGCGAACTACGCGCACTTCCCGGGCCTGAAGGTCATCGCGCCCGCGACGCCCGCGGACGCCAAGGGCATGCTGAAGGCGGCCATCCGCGACGAGAACCCCGTCATCATGTTCGAGGGCGAGCGGCTCTACGCGCTCAAGGGCGAGGTGCCCGAGGGCGAGCACGTGGTGCCGCTGGGCAAGGCGGACGTGAAGCGGGAGGGCACGGACGTCACCGTCATCACCTGGAGCCGCATGTATTACTTCTGCATGCAGGCGGCCGAGGAGTTGGCGAAGGAGGGCATCAGCGTGGAGGTCCTGGACCTGCGCACGCTGCGGCCCCTGGATGAGGAGGCCATCCTCGCGAGCGTGCGCAAGACGAACCGCGCCGTCATCGTGGAGGAGGGGTGGGCGCTGGCGGGTGTGGGCGCCTCGGTGGTGGACATCATCCAGTCCAAGGCGTTCGACGAGCTGGACGCGCCGGTGGAGCGCGTGACGGGGCTCGATGTGAACATGTCCTACGCGGCGAACCTGGAGAACGCGACCCAGCCGGACGCGCCCAAGATCATCGCCGCGGTGAAGAAGGTGCTGTACCGCCAGGGAGCCTGACCGTATGGCCATTCCCATTCAGATGCCGAGCCTCTCCCCGACGATGACGGAGGGGAAGATCGTCAAGTGGCTGAAGAAGGTGGGGGACAAGGTCTCCTCCGGTGAGGCGCTCGCCGAGGTGGAGACGGACAAGTCCAACCTCGAGATCGAGGCCTACGACGACGGCTACGTGCTGCAGATCCTCGTCGAGGCGAACCAGACGGCGGCCGTCGGCGCGCCCATCGCGTACATCGGCAAGCAGGGAGAGAAGGTCGCGGGTGGTGGCGCGGCCCCGGCTCCCCAGCCCGCTGCCGCCCCGGCGCCCGCGCCGAAGGTGGAGGCGCCTGCCCCCGCTCCGGCCGCCGCTCCCGCGGCTGCTTCGGGGGGCGGCCGCATCGCCATCCAGATGCCGAGCCTCTCCCCGACGATGACGGAGGGGAAGATCGTCAAGTGGCTGAAGAAGGTGGGGGACAAGGTCTCCTCCGGTGAAGCGCTCGCCGAGGTGGAGACGGACAAGTCCAATCTGGAGATCGAGGCCTACGACGACGGCACGCTGGCGGAGATCGTCGTGGGTGCGAACCAGATGGCGCCCGTCGGTTCACCCATCGCGTACATCACGGCCAAGGGGGGCAAGGCGGCGGCTGCTGCTCCGGCTCCCGCTCCCGCTCCCGCGGTGAAGCCCGCGGAAGTGGCGGCGGCGCCCAAGCCGCAGGCCGCGCCCGCTCCGGCTCCCGTGGCTCCGGCGCAGGCGGAGGGCCGCAGGGTGCGCGCCAGCCCGCTCGCGAAGAAGATCGCCCGCGACCGCGGCGTGGATATCTCGCGCGTGCAGGGCTCGGGTCCCTCGGGTCGCGTGGTGAAGCGCGACATCGAAGCGGCCCTGGCTCGGGGCGTGACGGCTCCCGCTCCTTCGGCGCCCACGGCTCCGGTGGCGCGCAAGGCTCCGGCCGCGGTGGCAGCACGCGCCGAGTCCCGGACCGAGCCGCTGACGTCCATGCGCAAGGTGATTGCGCAGCGGATGACGGAGGTGAAGCCCGGCGTGCCGCACTTCTATCTCACCATCGAGGTGGAGATGGACGCGGCCGTGAAGGTGCGCGAGGAGGCGAAGGCGCTGGACCTCAAGGTCTCCGTCAACGACCTCGTCGTGAAGGCCGTGGCGATGGCGGTGAAGCGCTATCCGAAAATCAACGTCTCGCTCCAGGGGGACCAGGTGGTCCACCATGGCTCGGTGGACGTCGGTGTGGCCGTGGCGCTGGAGCAGGGGCTCATCACGCCCGTGGTCCGGGACGCGGACCAGAAGGGGCTTCAGGCCATCTCCACGGAGGTGCGTGAGCTGGCGGAGCGTGCCCGCAAGCGCGCGCTCAAGCCCGACGAGTACACGGGCGGCTCCATCACCGTGAGCAACCTGGGCATGTACGGCATCGACCAGTTCGTCGCCATCATCAACCCGCCGCAGGCCTCCATCCTCGCGGTGGGCGCGGTGAGCGACAAGGTGGTGGTGCGCGACGGGCAGATGGTGATTCGCAAGATGATGACGGCGACGTTGTCGTGCGACCACCGCATCATCGACGGGGCCATCGGCGCCGAGTTCATGCGGGAGCTGCGCGGCCTCCTGGAGCACCCCACGCGGCTGCTCTTCTAGTCGTCGTCGTTGCCTGACGGCCCGCTCCACCCGCGCCATTCCCCGGCGCGAGGGAGCGGGCCTTGTTGCATCCACTACCGGCGCGTGGGCTCCGCGCCGTGGGCTTGTTCCTCCAGCCGGCGTTGCTCGCACGTGACGCGCGCCTGCTGGTCCCTGGGTGTGCCGGTGGGCAGCTCGTGCTCATCCTCCAGGGAGCGGCCGACCATGCCGGGCCAGGGCTCCGGGCGCGTGGCCTCCACATGGTCGATGTGCTCGGCGTACTCGTTGTCCGGGGGCGCGTTGCGCGGCATGTCGTCTGGCTTGTCCTGGTGCGCCATGACGGTGTCCTCCTTCGGGACGTGGCGGAAGTTCCACCGTTAACGGTGCGGCGCGACGTCGCGGTGGGCCAGTCGTGGCCCGCTGCGTGGCCCGCTCCCCCGCTCAGTGGGCGGCCGCAAAAAAAGCCCGGCAGGCGAGTCGGTTCGCTGCTTAACTTCGTTCCAAATGAACGACGACATGACACGCGAACGGCTTGTCCAGGGTGTGTCGGAGTTGGAGGAGCGGGTGGGCCCGCCGCTGCCTCTCACGCAGTCGCTGCAAAAGGCCCTGCTCGGAGCGGTGTTCCCCCTCACCGCGGAAGAGCTCACCTGGGTGGCTCGGGAGAACGAGGCGCCGTCCTCCGTCCTCTCCCTGTTGGGAAGCCTGCCGCAGGGACGTTTCTCCTCGATGGACGCGGTGACTTCGGCGTTGGAGCAGGATGCCGCCCGCCCGGACCCGCTCCCCCCCACACCCTCCCTCCCATCCTCCCGCTGAACTCGTCTCTCCAGCGCGCGCCAGGCTCTGTCCTGGCGTGCTCATTCCGCTGGTACGCCCGGGGAGCAGGCGGACCACCATGCGCTCGTCCAGAAATTCCTGGGGGTCAAACCTGTCTGGTTGCTCTAGAGTTGAGGAGGCGTGGCGTCACGGGGGGACGGTTCCGTGGGCGCGGAGAAGAAAGGGAGTCGGAGGAGGCGCTATTCTGGGGGGCACCAGCCTGGCCTCTCCGTGGGATAGCCGGCCAGGAGGAGCGTCATGAACCCGTCTGAACTGCCCGCGGTGCTGTACGTCGACGATGACGCCCTCAACCTGCGGGTCTTCGACGCGAACTTCGGACAGCGCTTCCGCATCTTCCGCAGCGCGTCTCCCAGCGAGGCGCTGACGCTGCTCGAGCAGCGCAAGGGCGAGATTGGCGTCATCCTCTCCGACCAGCGCATGCCGGGGATGACGGGCGTGGAGCTCCTGGAGCGAGCGCGTTCGATCGCCCCCGACGCCAAGCGCATGCTCGTCACGGCCTACGCGGACATGCAGGCCGTCATCGACGCGGTGAACCGCGGACAGGTGACGCGCTACTTCGTCAAGCCGTGGGACCGCTCGGAGCTGCAGGCGGCGCTGGACGACGCGCTCAAGATTGCGCGCCTGGAGCTGCGCATCCGCGAGGTGGAAGGGCGGATGATGAAGTCGGAGCGTCTGGCCACGCTGGGGCAGGTGACGGCGGGCATCGCTCACGAGCTGATGGGCCCGGTGGGCTACCTCTCGCAGAACGTGGCTTCGCTCCAGCGCGACCTCACGAGTGTCATCCAGTACGTGTCGCGGCACCTGGCCACGGACCCCAACCCGTCGGTGGCGGAGACGGTGGAGGACCTGCCCGCGCTCATCAAGGACCTGGCGGATGGCGCCGAGCACCTGCGGCAGGTCGCCCTGGGGCTGCGCGCGCAGGCGCGAGGCGAGGACATGGAGGCCACCGCGGACGTGGCCGAGGTGGTGTCCTTCGCGGTGAAGCTGGCGCGCGCGGAGGTGAGAGACCGCGCTCGGCTGACGAGCAACGGCGAGCCCGTGCGAGTCGTCTTCGGTCCCGTGAAGCTGTGCCAGGTGTTGCTCAACCTCGTGGTCAACGCGGCGCAGGCCATGGCGGGCACCGGGCGTCAGGGGCGCATCGAGGTGCGCTGGGCGGTGCGGCCCGACGACGTGGTGCTGACGGTGGCGGACAACGGCTGCGGCATTCCCATGGACCTGCAGGAGCGTGTCTTCCAGCCGCTGTTCACCACGAAGCCGGTGGGCATCGGCACGGGCCTGGGCCTGTCCATCTGCCGCGAGCTGGTGACTCAGGCAGGCGGCAGCCTGCGACTGTCCTCCACGCCGGGCGAGGGCACGGACATCGAAATCACCCTCCGGCGAGCCCCGCTCCCCTGAGGCCGAAGGCGTTGCTGAGCATGCGCCACACCCGGTGGAGCGTCTCGCTCTCCGAGCGGCGCACGTCCTCCACCAGCAGCGCGCGCGTGGGGCCCGTGCCCTCGCGCGTGTACTCGACGACCAGCGCGTAGCGAGGGCCGGGGCGCTCGACGAGGTGCACGGCGCGGACGGCGTCGAAGGCGATGAGCTCCGCGCGGGTGGCGCTCGGGGCCCAGGTCAGTCGCTCCAGCCGCAGCGTCTCCGTGCGGAAGTGCAGGACGAAGCGGCGGCGGGCCAGTCTCGACTCCAGCTTCAGCGCCAGGCCCACCAGCGCGGCGGCCACCAGCGCGAGCGCGGCCGACGCGGTGGGGAATGTGCCTGCCTCCTGGCCCACCA
This window contains:
- a CDS encoding sensor histidine kinase, whose translation is MNPSELPAVLYVDDDALNLRVFDANFGQRFRIFRSASPSEALTLLEQRKGEIGVILSDQRMPGMTGVELLERARSIAPDAKRMLVTAYADMQAVIDAVNRGQVTRYFVKPWDRSELQAALDDALKIARLELRIREVEGRMMKSERLATLGQVTAGIAHELMGPVGYLSQNVASLQRDLTSVIQYVSRHLATDPNPSVAETVEDLPALIKDLADGAEHLRQVALGLRAQARGEDMEATADVAEVVSFAVKLARAEVRDRARLTSNGEPVRVVFGPVKLCQVLLNLVVNAAQAMAGTGRQGRIEVRWAVRPDDVVLTVADNGCGIPMDLQERVFQPLFTTKPVGIGTGLGLSICRELVTQAGGSLRLSSTPGEGTDIEITLRRAPLP
- the pdhA gene encoding pyruvate dehydrogenase (acetyl-transferring) E1 component subunit alpha, which encodes MASPYSKDLLLTMYRKMYLIRRFEERAGQQYTLGKIAGFCHLYIGQEAVAVGPVEAIRQDDYMLSAYRDHGQPLARGSDAGMVMAELFGRGTGYSKGKGGSMHIFDIEHHFYGGYGIVGGQIPLAAGMAFASRYRNEDRVTVCYFGDAAANQGALHETFNMASKWKLPVIYICENNRYGMGTAIARTAAVPEIYKRAAAYDMRGEPVDGMDALKMYEAVKDAAAWCRAGKGPVLLEANTYRFRGHSMADPANYRTKQEVEDERKNDPIPKLREYTIRQGLAVEADFERIDEEVKAQVDAAVKFADESPEPSLEELWRDTIVEPGEADVRPRERVLGVKVTNWPSYPSGQELKVTWDLEPREQAEAADKKAGLIR
- a CDS encoding DUF2795 domain-containing protein; translated protein: MTRERLVQGVSELEERVGPPLPLTQSLQKALLGAVFPLTAEELTWVARENEAPSSVLSLLGSLPQGRFSSMDAVTSALEQDAARPDPLPPTPSLPSSR
- a CDS encoding pyruvate dehydrogenase complex dihydrolipoamide acetyltransferase, which encodes MAIPIQMPSLSPTMTEGKIVKWLKKVGDKVSSGEALAEVETDKSNLEIEAYDDGYVLQILVEANQTAAVGAPIAYIGKQGEKVAGGGAAPAPQPAAAPAPAPKVEAPAPAPAAAPAAASGGGRIAIQMPSLSPTMTEGKIVKWLKKVGDKVSSGEALAEVETDKSNLEIEAYDDGTLAEIVVGANQMAPVGSPIAYITAKGGKAAAAAPAPAPAPAVKPAEVAAAPKPQAAPAPAPVAPAQAEGRRVRASPLAKKIARDRGVDISRVQGSGPSGRVVKRDIEAALARGVTAPAPSAPTAPVARKAPAAVAARAESRTEPLTSMRKVIAQRMTEVKPGVPHFYLTIEVEMDAAVKVREEAKALDLKVSVNDLVVKAVAMAVKRYPKINVSLQGDQVVHHGSVDVGVAVALEQGLITPVVRDADQKGLQAISTEVRELAERARKRALKPDEYTGGSITVSNLGMYGIDQFVAIINPPQASILAVGAVSDKVVVRDGQMVIRKMMTATLSCDHRIIDGAIGAEFMRELRGLLEHPTRLLF